One Ammospiza caudacuta isolate bAmmCau1 chromosome 27, bAmmCau1.pri, whole genome shotgun sequence genomic window, ATGTAAAAATTTAGAACAGGTAATGTGATCTTTCTGCCTTTCTCTAGAGGGAAATTTGTGCAGGTTAGGGGGGAAACAAGTGCAgctcttttaaaagaaagtagCCATTAAGCTTGTTCTTGTGCTTGTGTGTGTAAAATAGAGGTTAATAATTTATTGTCCCTATAAATCTAACAGGTGCAGGGGATTTCTCAAAGGAATGTTTGAGCAAGAAGAGCACTCAGAGCATCACTGAATGTGCCAAACCTGACCAAGTGAATGTGACTGGATGCCAGAATTCTCCTTTGGATGTTtttgctgtggagctgctcccagagcagtgTGACAGAGCAGGGGATGCCAGTCCCACCCTGAATGGGGACACAGCATTCTCCAAGAACACAGAAGAAATGGAGGAACAGCAaagccagcacagcagtgaaCACCAAGAGTCTGATTTAGAAGATGGCTCAGAGAACAGGCTGGATAAAAGCAGGGCAATGGATACTGATGCACAAAGTGTGGAAGCTGCAGAGGGATATAAGCCTGAGAATGAATCTTCCCAGGACAAAGAACTTCCTCAGGCAGAGCCCCTTGACTCTGCCACCCTGAATAAAGTCTCCAAGAAGAGACTGAAGCAGAGCATTCAGAAAGTCAACGAATGGTTTTCAAAAAGCAATGAGATTTTGTCTTCTGGTTCTTCAGTGGATGAATCTGCTGCACCAGCTGATGTCTCAGGTGAAGGAGATCTGTGTTTATCAGATAAAGAGTCCTGTATTTCAGGAAGGACTGACCCTATGGCAGATTccatgggagctgcagcagtggaaggaaaaaagatgtggtcaaaacaaacagcagaagacattaaagacaaaatatttggCAGAACATACAAGAGAGGGAGGAAATCAAACTCCCCTTCTACCTTGAGAGACATTTTGCCTGCTAGACAAAAGGAAGATGTGGCTGCTGCTCGGTGCCTGAAGGATTCCAGCAAAGACAGACTCAAACGAAAGAGGAAGAGTGCCTGCCTGCAACCTGAGGATTTCATCAAgaaaaaagacacagaaaagggaGATGGAGGCCCTCAAAGTGTCAATGGGGGCCTTGGAGAGGCTgaagagaaaagctgtgatGAAAGTGTTGCTGTTAATGAGAGTCACCTCTCTCAGAATAGAGCAAATAATACATTGGCAGAAcctgaggagggaggagagccCACATGGAAGAAAGCTACTGAGAAGGTCCCTGCCAAGCACTGTGATGGGGAGCCAGAAATGTATAACTGTGATCAGAAAAGCACCAAAAAGAGAAGTTCTGCAGCAAAAAGATGCAGGCATTCTAGCAGAACCATGTGTGCTCTGCAGTTGGTGGTGGACAGAGACTCTGATTTCCCTGACCCAGCTGAGCCACAGATTGACAGCTACCCCAGCAGTGGAGAGCCCAGGAAAGCTGAGCCTGAGCAAAACCCAGCGAGGCGCAGCAGGAGGCTTCAGTTACTCTCTGAGGAAATgacaaaagaaacaagaaaaggagtaaaaaagagcaaaaagagaAATAGCAGTGATCGTGGAAAGTCTGTCTCTGGAGAGCAGAGGAGTGTGGCAGCTCACTCTGCTGAGTGCAAAGAGCTGAGTGAGCCTCAGGATGAGTTGAGTTCCAGGCCAGTCACTCATTTGGAGGGAGGTGATCTGCAAGCAAATAAAGTGCAGGTTAATCTAAAGAATTTATCTGACACTGCAGGAACTGGAAAGAGTCTGTTCAGTCCTTCATGTCTGCCTTCAAACTGTGGTTCCACTGTGCCTGATACAGGTTCTCAAGACAGTAGAATGCTTGGTAGTCCCCTCCTCCTACAAGTTCCTTCAGTGTGTGCTGGGCAAACTGCTTCTCCCCAGACTGAGGAGGTGACTGAATCACCTCCTGCTTCTCCCCCACAATGTGGGCATGATTCACAAAATGCTCCAGGGGACTTCAAAGCTGAAAAGTTGCCAATGGCTAAAAATGTTTTGGAATGGGCAAAGGAAGCTGAAGACAGTGACCTGGACACACAATATCTGAGGAACATATTCAGGCATTCCAAGCGCTCCTCCTTCAGCCTTTTTCAGACTCGTGCCATGGCAGATCCTCCTTCTGAAACCTTCAATCTGTCATGTGCTGCTCAGGTAGAAAATAAAGCGAGCAAACAATTACAACCAGAAAGCTTGCAAGAGGAGGGAACTGATCAAAACTTGAGCAGGGTTTCtgagaaagatgaaaagaaagagaagcttAAGACCTGTGAGTCTGCACGTGTTGATCCTGTGCCTTGCTTTGCTGTCAGTAGGGATGACATttcacaggctgcagaggaagggACTCTGacaccagcaggagcagggactgcTCAGGCTGAGCACAAAAATGGATTGCTGCAAGAAGAGCAGGGCAGTGAAAAGCCAGTGTCAGATGAGACAGGGACAGAAAGTGATTtgggacaaaatcccattgaaagTGATGGAAGCCAGAGTGATCAGAGTAACACAGAGGAGCATGAGTCCAGCCAAAATGATTTACACACAGGCCAGGCAAACAGCTTCAGTTCAGAAAGCAATCAGGCAGGAAAGACTGAAGTGGTTGATTGCACAGAACCAATTCTGCAGTTTCAATCCACATCAACGATTTCTTCTGCAACTTGTCAGCAAAGCCCTGCTGAACTCACTAGGACAAGAAGtagcaaaagagaaagaaaatgtgtaAAGGGGAATGAAGAAGAAGCAGCCCAAACTGTTAGCACAGCAATGCCTGAATgttcagctgcagaggctctggaaGAACCTCTTGGGGAGAATTGTGGCCTTAGAGGTTTTTCTGAAACCCCTGATGCCTTGCTGTGCTCTGATACTGACATTGAGGAGAACACCAGCTTGTGTGACACTGATAGGAAGGAGCAATCTGCAGTGTTTGTGAAAAGTGacagtgcagagctgcagagcagaaattCAGATTCCAAACCAAGACCTCGAGGTCCTCGAAAATTTCGAAGGCGAGTGCAGAAATTGCCATCTTCAGATGAAGAGTCCTGTGAGGATGAGGAGTTACCCTGCTTCAGGACGTTGATCTTCAGCAAATCAGCAAGCACACCTTTGCAGACTGATAAACAAATGGCACCTGAGGTGGAGTCTGCAGTGGCAGAGTGTCCAGGGAGCCCCGGTGTGAGTAATGATGGCAATGCTGTGCAGAAAGTGCCAGAAGCTTCCCTAGGTCATGTGTGTGCTTCTCCAAGCCAGGAGTCAGAATGCTCTGTCAACTTATTTTCTTCCCAGTCCAACATGTCTGAGGAGTCACTTAATGGAGCACAAGAACTGAACAAACATTTACCACAAGCTCAGGTGTCCAAACAAATGAGCAATGTAAATGACAGTAAAGAAACTTCTGAGAATTCTGGTGGAGGgctgaaggaaacaaaagatgAAAGCCAAGAAGATCCAGACATGGGAGCAAACCTAGGTACAAACCaagatttttctctctgcagctttGTTTATAATGTACTTACATCAAGGTTTTTGGTGTGTGCATGGAAACTTTGTTCTATATTAAGAACAGAACCTCTTCTAGAAGAATATATCAGTCTTAAACAAAAACCCCTCGGTGGTTTATATCGTAAAAATTATGTTCTTCCAGTGCTCTTTGTTCAGAGCACAAATGAACAGACTGACTGTCTGATGGGAATTCCTGTTTGAGGGAAATGCTGGTTCTCTTACTGCAATGGGATACTTCCATTGTCAGCCAAATTTCCCAGCCTATCCAAGCTTTTTCCCCACATGAAATGTTTGTGGAAATTGGCTGTAGAATTTTGTAGtgaatattttgccttttttatggCCTTTGTAAATGTTTAGGGCTCTTTCATCCCTGTTGAAAGAGAATTCTGTTGAAACACTGGATTCTGTTTACTTTGTCATGTTTGTGACATGATATTCTTTGAAATATTCACTTAAAAGAAATCTGTCCTAACTTCAacattttcaaaacttgtcactTTAGTGTTACAATTTTTAGTTCTCTAAAACTTCCACATGCTAAGAAATTATGGATAatgttggttgttttgtttggtggagttttttctttaactcaggagggtttttttcctactttcttCAAGGTGAAGGATCTGGATCTGACAGTGAAGAAAGTATTGTAGAAGATTCCTGTGGAGCATTCTCTCAGGGTGAAATCCTCACCACACAGGTGAGTGCTTCATGCCCTGAGTGAAGGAGCAGCCTGCACTCCAGGAGATAAGCAGGCTGTGAGGTCAATGCAGTGGAAAATTCCTTTCATCATAATTCTTGATCACTAAATTACTTCCAAAAGCATAATTAATGAggatctgcagagctgcttctgtgcCATTATTTGTCCAGCTTTTCCTCCCCTGGTGACCTTACACTGCAATGGCCACAGCTTATTATGTGTTATTGGTTACAGGGCTTAATTATGGGAGATGCTAATTAATGCATCTCCACACTTGGCCAATGCAGCAAATGTCACCTCCCCATATTTAAAAACTTTAATGATAAGAATATATAAGAATTTGGTGATAAGAAGTAGATTTATTACAACATGATATTTAAAATCAGAGACTTTTCTTCCTCGTGTAAAGATTAAATCAAATAATTCCATATTAGATATTATAGGTACAAGTCCCAGCAGGCAGTGTCTGATGAAAGGTGTGTCTGGCAGTGAATTTTTTGTCTGCTGTTAAAATCCTGTGGCCTGACTTTATGTATTGGGTGATTTATGATTTGGGCTGGGGGTTCTGATAAATGTAGAGAAATCAAATTGAGGGTTAGGGGCTTGGGggtttcttgttttgtttggggttttcctttGTCCTGTGTGACTTTAAGGTAAGTCTTATGCCAACTCTCTCTCTCCCTATGGCCTTTCTGTATATTCAAAAAagtgaatttaatttttgtgcTCTATGGATGTATTGGGTGATTTGGGCTGGAGGTTCAGCTGAGGGTTAGGGGCTTGAggtttcttgttttgctttggggttttAAGTTTTATGCCAACTCTCTCTCCAGCATTTTCAGCCCTATGGGCTTTATGTAAGTccaaaaaaagtgaatttaatttttgtgcTCTATGGATGTATTGGGTGATTTGGTCTTGGGGTTCAGATGAGGGTTAGgggcttggggtttttccttgtCCTGTGTGACTTTAAGATAAGTTTTATGCCAACTCTCTCTTCAGCATTTTCAGCCCTATGGGCTTGATGTatgtagaaaaaaaagtgaatttaatttttgtgcTTTAGGGGTGTATTGAGGAATTTGGGCTTGGGGTTCAGCTGAGGGTTAGGGGCTTGGGGTTTTGCTTTGGGGCTTTCCTTTGTCCTGTGTGACTTCAAGATAAGTCTTATGCCAACTCTCTCTCTCCTTATGGCCTTTCTGTATGTTCAaaaactgaatttaatttttgtgcTGTATGGGTTTATTGGGGGATTTGGTCTGGAGGTTCAGTTGAGGGTTAGGGGCTTGAggtttcttgttttgctttggggtttttctttgtCCTGTGTGACTTTAAGATAAGTTTTATGCCAACTCTCTCTCCAGCATTTTCAGCCCTATGGGCTTTATGTACGTCCAAACaaaattgaatttaattttgttctttatGGATGTATTGGGGAATTTGGGCTGGGAGTTCAGTTGAGGGTTagggggttggggtttttgttttgctttgtgggTTTTCTTTGTCCTGTGGTCTAATGCCAACTCTCTCTCCAGCATTTTCAGCCCTATGGGCTTTAGGTACATccaaaaaaattgaatttaatttttgtgcTTTGTGGGTGCTTCTCCTGTTTACAGCATCACTGAAATGATGGAGATGTGCCCACACTGGATGGGTTAATGACACTGAGGGTGTGGGATTTGGGTTTGTGGGGatggttttgggttttctgtttgcttgGGAGTTTTTATGGGCTCAGTAACAAAGAGGCTCCACATGGTGCCAGTGCTGGAGCTACAAATGGAATATTCTGTGCAAATTGCTTCATCATCTaaagggtttgggtttttataaAGGTCTTTTGAAACCCTTTGAGCTATTCTTGTGCTGCCTATGGCATGGTTTTGATCATGTAATTTTTGAGGAGGAACATAAGGAAGAATATTATGAAATGGTTTAGTCCTTTAAATGATCTTTGGAGCTTTTAGTAACTGTGGAAAATGAAGACTCAATTTAGAATTTAATAATGAACATCATGGATCGAGCTACTAATGGAGTTTGGacaaaaatactttcaaataaATTTGTGCAGGAATTGTGGTGTTTTCTGATTGATTAAACTCTGAGGCATCTAAACTGAAATAACATGACTGGCAAAGTGAGTGTGTGGTTGTTTGGGTGGGTTTGCTTCTGATTTTGGATGTGTGCACTATTTGTTACACTAAAAGCACCATTGTCACCTTTTCAACATGTGACAAAAACTTAATTCAAAACCATCTTGCTATTCCTAATTTTCAAATGTTTGTTAAAAAATTAACCCTGAGTTTGCTTATGTTGGCATTCTTGTTCTCCTTTGCAGCAAAAGAATGCAATGCAAAATAGCCTGAAAAAACTTCAGCAAGAAATGGCTGCACTTGAAGCAGTGCTAAAGCAGAATGGGAGCCAGAACTGTGAAGTTTTACCTGTTCAGAGGGAGCTGCCCCATTCCAGTACTGAAGGAGCATCTGAAATGGAACAAAAAAGACCAGAAAAAGCCAGGTCGTTTATtttgtttggagttttggggttttttttatgtttatttctaaatttttatttttaaaaaaatcttaagtATCCCTGAGCTTCTAGGAAATTACAATaatttcactgctgctgcatttttctgATGCTTAAAAGAGTGAAAAGGTATTAAAATCAGTTTCTCTCTCTCAAGGTCCCCAGAATTGCTGCTTTCAGCTTCTAAATCCTCTTTAAGGAAGAGATCAGATCTGGAGAAAGGCCCTGAGTGTGACAGTGCTCTACAGAACAAAATCCCCTCTGAAAAGACAAAACCTGTGCAGGAGGCAGTGCAGGAACACAGGCAGGGCCAGCTTGAAACAGGTAACACTGAAgagaatttttcatttctgctggttttctcctgtccttttcatgtttttatatATCAGCAAGATacaattttttcctgtaaatctattattttaatttatatattccTGATCATTTTAAAAAGGTGTTGCTACTTTGGTAGCCCAGCTGTATGGCTGCCCATCAAATGGGGTGTGACAGCTTTTTGACAGTAATAAAGAGTTTTTCTGTCTCACTTCTAAATTCAGACAACTTGACAAATATGCTACTCAATATACCAGGTATTTTAGTGTCTTGCCTATagatcaggaaaaaataatgttgGAGGCAAAAATGAAGTAATAAACACAGAAGGAATTAATAAACACAAAAAAGTAATAACacaaaaagagaggaaataaCTGCAGAATTTAAACCTAAAAGAGCAACAACCTTCTACCATGACAACAAGAAAAATCCAGTTTTAGTTTTCTCAAGGAGTAATTTCTTGTTTCCTTCAGAAAatgcagaggagcagaattGTGGGACTGGACAAAACAGTGCATCTGTCTCATCAGATCTTTTTGGGAATGTGACCCAGAGTTCAGATAATTCTTCCTCCTCTGCAATGCTTTTTATCCCTCAAACTGCAGAAGCCACAGCTGGGCCTGTTGTGGCTCAGAGCACTGAGAAAAGCTCTGGCCCAGGCCacaaattaaagaaaagtgAATGTTTTCCTGTACCTGTTCTGCACAATtcagctgggaaagaaaatgcTCCAAATCCAGTGGGGACCAAGAGGAAAGAAATATCAATTGTGGTCTCAGGTCTAAATCACAGTGAGCATGTAAGTAGAGTTCAGAATTTGGAGATCACTAGTTAATAATTGCTGATGAGCACTATAATCCTCAATAGAGAGATCTCTAAGTGTAATAAAAGTAATCTTGCAGGAATTGCAGCCAAACTTGATCACTCCTAAAGCTGTGAGGATGCTGCCTGGAATGGCCCTGTTAAACTTagtgaaatttgaattttttgaaCAATTCCTGATGTCTGGGGGGGGAAAAACACAGGATTGCAAAGccttggggctggggaggggctgtgggtgtTTGGCCCAGTCAGTGTTCCCAGATTATGCAGCTTCACCCAATTTCTGATCCATAGGGAGCATTCTGTAAATAGGAATTCTGAGTTGCTAATAAACCTGTTTGTGCACTCAGTTTCCAGAAGGATTTGGCTTTGGGGTTATAAAACACACACCAAGAGCTCTGCATTACTTTAGTCTGTTGAATGGTGCCAAAACTAAATGTACTTTCtgtgtgccagcacataaaactGTTACTTTAAAGTAACTATCCTATTACATTATTCTCCTAAAAAGTGGGGCTGTTGAGGGTGTTAAAACTGTTGctaacttttattttcttaactACTTTTCAGTTGGTGGTCCAGAAGTTTGTGAAGAAAACTCAGAGCACTTTATCTAATCACATTACTGAAGGAACAACCCATGTCATAATGAAAACAGGTTTGTTGGGAGCTGGGGGACCAAATCCTCTATTGGCAGAAAATATAGAATTTTACCTTCAGTTTAAACACCAAGCAGACAGGTCAGCAATAAATTTAATAAGTTTGAGGAAAAGGTATTGATTGTTTTCTCTACTGCAAGTTTTTGTTTAAGCCTGTGAGTTTTCTCATTCTGTTCCAGAGGAAAAGTGTGAGGGCATTTTTTCCCTTGTGTAATTCAAAGTTAATATTGCTTGCTATTTGTTTCTTCAGCTGTTTGCTCTTAATGTTCAGGTGTTGACAGCACACTAGTGTGAAGTAGTTCAGGACCAaccacaaagaaacaaagataATTCCCAAAGAAATCCTGCTTTTTCTTGCCTCTTATCTTtattgaataattttttaaagggCTCACAATTGGTACATGTGATTAATTTCTGCTCATTTCCTTCACTTTAGTAACATCATCAACACTTGAACCTTTGTACTCTTTGCACTTAGCAAAAAGTGTTTGTTTTTACAGACACATACCCTGAGCTGTGTTTTTCTGGTAATGGCAGAACTAAAAGAGGTTTTACTGTTTGTTTGGCAGAACTAAAAGAGGTTTTACTTTTATTTGGCAGAACTAAAAGAGGTTTTACTGTTGTTTGGCAAAACAAAAAGAGGTTTTACTTTTATTTGGCAGAACAAAAAGAGGTTTTACTGTTGTTTGGCAGAACAAAAAGAGGTTTTACTGTTGTTTGGCAGAACTAAAAGAGGTTTTACTGTTGTTTTTCCTGCAGATGAGGAGCTGGTGTGTGAACGGACCCTGAAGTATTTCCTGGGCATTGCAGGAGGAAAATGGGTGGTTGGTTATCAGTGTAGGtatccctgctgctggagatcTTTGCCCTTCTGCCAGGAATGCAGTCTTCCCTTGTTGCACTAAAGAAAAAGGATCTCTTCATGCCTTGCCATCTGATGTTTGCAGTGTTTCTTCTAAatacttaaaaagaaattaaaattaagaaacaCGAGCAGCAATATCAAGCTTCTTCCTCTTGTGAATTACTTACTCTTACTGTTTCTGCTCCCCACTGTGGCAAAAGCCTTTTGTCCTTCTTAATTTAAATCTTTGTGATCCATGGCATCAATTAGTGTAAAATTAGTATTATTTCTAAATGGTAAAAAcattctttaaatatttagtGTTATACTGTATTCCTTTAGTACAAATACCTTCAATTTAATGTAGCAGTGAAGTCAGAGTACTGATAGTGGAAGAACCATTTTCCTAGATAAAATGACTTTTCTTCTTCTGATCTTTTTATTTAGGGATAATTCAGTCTTTTAAAGCAGGAAGAGTACTGGATGAGGTAAGGTCTTTTATGTTGAGTGAAATGTCAAATGGTTAAGAAATGCTGTTACATGATGGACTTAGGAATTTATTTGTGTTGTATAGACAGATATTGTCTAAATATTTAATATGGAATTTTATCTCTAAAACCTGGGGTTCTGGACTTATGAGTTTATTTGTATTGTACAGATAGATACTGTCTAAATATTTCATATGGAATTTTAGCTCTGAAACCTGGGGTTCTAGTTTTACCAAATCCACACTTAGGCCCTGTGCATTCTTTGGTGTTGAAGACACAATGAGTTCctattatttttaacattttatagACATATTTTTATACATGTTCCTACTGATATTAATAGATTATAGCATTAAGCAAATAATAGATCTTTTGCTTTAGGAAATAATGTTATATACAGATAATTTCTATCAAGTAAGACTTTACTGATAAGACAATTACAGTCTTGGAGTGTGCTGCTTCTTTTATTTAGTTTGCTAGATTACTATACAGTTTGAGTAAAAttggtttatttaaaaattgCCTGATGCTGCAGGGGTTTCATACTCCAGCATTTCCCTTGCAAAGCCTTTTAATTCATATTGTGAACACACTCATGGATTTTCAGTTCTGAAATCTGACACCTTCCTGTTTTGAAGCAGAACTCTGACAGGGAAGTGTTCTCAGTCTCTTCACTTCTGATTCCTTGCTTTTGTTGTGTTCCAGGAGAACTTTGAAGTCAGAGGAGATGTAATCAATGGGAGGAACCATCAAGGTCCCAAGAGGGCCAGACAGGCCCTGACTGAAAAGGTACAAAGCACATCAGGGATCAAATTCTGTCCTGGCTGAGCTTCTGGAACTTCTCCCAGTCCCTCTGTACACAGAATTGTACAAATTAATCATTTTTATCCATGAAGGGTGAGCTCtgtcagcagcagggcagatATTCTGTAGGAAGTGAATGTTGTCTTTTTATAAGCTTGGAGTAAATGTTGTCTTTTTATAACAGAGGGTTAGTGGTCTTTAATATATTCTTTTCGTTTTATTCTTAAATTCTTTTGGTTGGTAGGTTACAAAAAGCTTTGTGGAATAGTCACAACTTGATAGCAAGCCCTGCAAGTGCAatgaaaacagcaaataaattttaaaaaacagcatATAAAGCATTGCTCTTTAAAAACCCCCTGTGAATTCTAACATGTTCCTTGCTTTTCAGATCTTTAAAGACTTTGAGATCTGTTGCTGTGGACCCTTCACTGACATGACTACAGGTGTGTCATTGGATGAATGGtcaacataaaaaatatttagaggGACGCTGTGCCTTCACCAGAATTGTACATTTCTGCATAATTTTTACCTCTTTTCCTCTGTAAATCTTAAAATACCTACATGGGGTAAGGTGtagataaataattttatccAGTTCTGTCTCCAAATAGAGTGGAAATTTTGTTCTCATCTATTTGGATGTCCTCAGACAACCCCTGGCAATTCTGCTGCATTTCAAACTAAGCCTTTTATCTCTAGTTTATCTCTAAATTATCTAGGTAAAGCATTAATGTCATGCTGTCTGGTAATTGTTTTTGATGCTCTTGATCTCTCATATTTGagcattttttcttctgtctcagTAAAGAGTTCCTAAGTATCCTTGTCCTAGCAGTTGACACATCTCTGCTGTAGCCTCCTGACTATAGGAGCCAGTGTTAAAAGTGAAACCCTTTAACAAAGCTAGAAgttaatataaaaagaaaaagctgttcaGAATagcttcattttttatttttgaaatttaatgAACTATGTTACAAGTTTTTGaaaatttaattctttttctaCTTCAAATATTTGTACTTGACTTCCCATTTTTTATGGCTTATTCAGCAGATACTTTCAGATTTATCCAAGTTATATTATCCAATATAACTTCATTTTTGACTGGATGAAATATGCTCACATTTCTTGACATTTACAGTAATTGCTGCAAAGGATGCAGTGCTTTCACCTGCTGCAGTGATCCTCAATTTTGACTCTTATACTTGAGAGATTTAATCTTCTTCACTACCAATTCAACAAATTGGTGCAAATTACGTACTTTGGCTACTTCTCTTAATGAGAGATAATCACAGTTCAGACTtctcatttttaatttccatttcacCTCTTGCATCCTTATgagaagaggaaataaattgtgattttttccagggtttggttttgtgcaGACCTGTCTGGGGGGTGAGGGAGGGGGGAGTTGATGTTCCCTAGCAGGTTTTGAAGtgaaaagattttgttttctgctcaCATCTCCTTCAGATGATAGTGGTTTGTGAATTGGAACAAACACTTAGGGAATAGTGTCAGCTTCAATGTGATAGAAAACACTGAAGTGGcttgtcactgtcacattttctgaaaaatgcctttgccaggatttctcctcctgggaagctgagaagcctcagagaaaaataaaaacaataattatctgattgcttctcctgtgttttactgctttggaatgtgatttgg contains:
- the BRCA1 gene encoding breast cancer type 1 susceptibility protein isoform X1, producing the protein MDFSVITIGQVQNVLSAMQKNLECPICLDVVQEPVSTKCDHIFCRFCMFKLINKKKKGVVECPLCKTEVTKRSLKENSRFKQLIEGLLETIHAFELDTGVKFLKSHHFPKTSTEATAAESLCKESSVIQSKGFRNRRKSAKGNGQENVTLEASVNIQLTDAKMCHPRSKPQKSGSQKGTYIEFGSESSEEFFKQATKTGFEDKGAVQISSQARLEELESAEKGNENSCNAQPDKLGAKEITLPDITGAGDFSKECLSKKSTQSITECAKPDQVNVTGCQNSPLDVFAVELLPEQCDRAGDASPTLNGDTAFSKNTEEMEEQQSQHSSEHQESDLEDGSENRLDKSRAMDTDAQSVEAAEGYKPENESSQDKELPQAEPLDSATLNKVSKKRLKQSIQKVNEWFSKSNEILSSGSSVDESAAPADVSGEGDLCLSDKESCISGRTDPMADSMGAAAVEGKKMWSKQTAEDIKDKIFGRTYKRGRKSNSPSTLRDILPARQKEDVAAARCLKDSSKDRLKRKRKSACLQPEDFIKKKDTEKGDGGPQSVNGGLGEAEEKSCDESVAVNESHLSQNRANNTLAEPEEGGEPTWKKATEKVPAKHCDGEPEMYNCDQKSTKKRSSAAKRCRHSSRTMCALQLVVDRDSDFPDPAEPQIDSYPSSGEPRKAEPEQNPARRSRRLQLLSEEMTKETRKGVKKSKKRNSSDRGKSVSGEQRSVAAHSAECKELSEPQDELSSRPVTHLEGGDLQANKVQVNLKNLSDTAGTGKSLFSPSCLPSNCGSTVPDTGSQDSRMLGSPLLLQVPSVCAGQTASPQTEEVTESPPASPPQCGHDSQNAPGDFKAEKLPMAKNVLEWAKEAEDSDLDTQYLRNIFRHSKRSSFSLFQTRAMADPPSETFNLSCAAQVENKASKQLQPESLQEEGTDQNLSRVSEKDEKKEKLKTCESARVDPVPCFAVSRDDISQAAEEGTLTPAGAGTAQAEHKNGLLQEEQGSEKPVSDETGTESDLGQNPIESDGSQSDQSNTEEHESSQNDLHTGQANSFSSESNQAGKTEVVDCTEPILQFQSTSTISSATCQQSPAELTRTRSSKRERKCVKGNEEEAAQTVSTAMPECSAAEALEEPLGENCGLRGFSETPDALLCSDTDIEENTSLCDTDRKEQSAVFVKSDSAELQSRNSDSKPRPRGPRKFRRRVQKLPSSDEESCEDEELPCFRTLIFSKSASTPLQTDKQMAPEVESAVAECPGSPGVSNDGNAVQKVPEASLGHVCASPSQESECSVNLFSSQSNMSEESLNGAQELNKHLPQAQVSKQMSNVNDSKETSENSGGGLKETKDESQEDPDMGANLGEGSGSDSEESIVEDSCGAFSQGEILTTQQKNAMQNSLKKLQQEMAALEAVLKQNGSQNCEVLPVQRELPHSSTEGASEMEQKRPEKARSPELLLSASKSSLRKRSDLEKGPECDSALQNKIPSEKTKPVQEAVQEHRQGQLETENAEEQNCGTGQNSASVSSDLFGNVTQSSDNSSSSAMLFIPQTAEATAGPVVAQSTEKSSGPGHKLKKSECFPVPVLHNSAGKENAPNPVGTKRKEISIVVSGLNHSEHLVVQKFVKKTQSTLSNHITEGTTHVIMKTDEELVCERTLKYFLGIAGGKWVVGYQWIIQSFKAGRVLDEENFEVRGDVINGRNHQGPKRARQALTEKIFKDFEICCCGPFTDMTTEHLEWMVELCGASVVKQPDQFTATAGSTAVVVVQPDAWEENTDYGAIQQQSNVALVTREWVLDSVACYQCQELRAYLVS